The following proteins are co-located in the Malus sylvestris chromosome 13, drMalSylv7.2, whole genome shotgun sequence genome:
- the LOC126596072 gene encoding uncharacterized protein At4g28440-like gives MAEAKPGLRKPVFTKVAQLRPGTSGHTLTVKVVNTKMVLQKGRADDRQARQTRIAECLVGDETGLIIFTARNDQVDLMQEGSTITLRNAKIDMFKGSMRLAVDKWGRVEVAEPASFTVKEDNNLSLVEYELVQVFEQ, from the exons ATGGCTGAAGCGAAACCAGGATTGAGGAAACCAGTATTCACCAAGGTTGCCCAGCTCCGCCCAGGTACTTCTGGGCACACTCTGACGGTAAAGGTTGTTAATACTAAGATGGTGTTACAGAAGGGTCGTGCCGATGACCGTCAAGCACGCCAAACGCGAATTGCTGAATGCTTGGTTGGTGATGAAACCGGATTGATTATCTTCACAGCTAGAAACGATCAAG TGGACTTGATGCAAGAAGGTTCTACCATAACCCTGCGGAATGCCAAGATTGACATGTTTAAAGGATCAATGAGACTTGCTGTGGACAAGTGGGGCCGTGTCGAAGTTGCTGAACCTGCCAGTTTCACAGTTAAGGAAGATAACAACCTCTCCCTGGTTGAATATGAACTTGTCCAAGTTTTTGAACAGTAA
- the LOC126596070 gene encoding 2-methylene-furan-3-one reductase-like translates to MLTTTAALTSTASQLTSPNQISPRFSFTFRENNNRIALPKSSTTQRSKLSAGFPALRVSVSSQSAPASDAASKVTVLPSEMKAWVYGEYGGVDVLKFDTKVAVPELLEDQVLVKVVAAALNPVDFKRRQGKFKNTDSPLPTVPGYDVAGVVVKVGSKVKDFKEGDEVYGDIHEKALEGPKQSGSLAEYTAVEERLLAPKPKNLDFAQAASLPLAIETAYEGLEKTGFSAGKSLLVLNGAGGVGSLVIQLAKHVFGASRIAATSSTGKLELLKSLGADLVIDYTKENLEELPEKFDVVYDAIGQCDKAVKVVKEGGSVVALTGAVTPPGFRFVVTSNGAVLKKLNPYLETGKVKPVIDPKGPFPFSKLVEAFSYLETNRATGKVVIHPIE, encoded by the exons ATGTTAACCACCACCGCCGCTCTCACCTCCACTGCTTCTCAACTCACATCCCCAAACCAAATTTCTCCCAGATTTTCCTTCACTTTCCGGGAAAATAACAACAGAATCGCTTTACCCAAAAGCTCGACCACCCAAAGATCCAAGCTTTCAGCTGGTTTTCCCGCTCTGAGAGTGTCTGTTAGTTCCCAGTCTGCCCCTGCTTCGGATGCGGCGTCAAAGGTCACGGTTCTGCCGTCGGAGATGAAGGCGTGGGTTTATGGGGAATACGGGGGTGTTGATGTTTTGAAGTTCGACACCAAAGTTGCGGTTCCTGAGTTGCTGGAGGACCAGGTTCTGGTTAAGGTTGTCGCTGCGGCTCTCAACCCGGTTGACTTCAAGAGGAGGCAGGGCAAGTTCAAGAACACTGATTCTCCTCTTCCG ACTGTTCCAGGCTATGATGTTGCCGGCGTGGTGGTGAAGGTTGGCAGTAAGGTGAAGGACTTTAAAGAGGGGGATGAAGTGTATGGAGACATACATGAGAAAGCATTGGAAGGGCCTAAACAATCTGGCTCTCTTGCAGAGTACACTGCTGTTGAAGAGAGGTTACTGGCACCAAAGCCCAAGAATTTGGATTTTGCTCAGGCTGCTTCACTTCCTCTTGCAATCGAGACAGCTTATGAGGGTCTTGAAAAGACCGGGTTTTCTGCCGGTAAATCTTTGCTTGTTCTGAATGGTGCTGGTGGAGTTGGAAGCCTGGTGATTCAG CTAGCAAAACATGTATTTGGAGCTTCACGAATAGCAGCCACTTCAAGCACTGGAAAGCTGGAGTTATTGAAGAGCTTGGGTGCTGATTTAGTGATCGACTACACTAAGGAGAACTTGGAAGAATTGCCGGAAAAATTTGATGTCGTCTATGATGCTATTG gtcaatgtgacaaagcagTGAAGGTGGTGAAAGAAGGGGGCAGTGTGGTGGCCTTAACAGGTGCAGTAACACCTCCGGGTTTCAGATTCGTGGTTACTTCCAACGGAGCAGTTCTGAAGAAACTAAACCCGTACTTAGAGACTGGGAAGGTGAAGCCTGTGATAGACCCCAAAGGGCCCTTCCCCTTCTCCAAGCTTGTGGAGGCTTTCTCTTACCTTGAAACAAATCGGGCCACCGGAAAGGTAGTCATACATCCAATTGAATGA